A genome region from Campylobacterota bacterium includes the following:
- a CDS encoding KpsF/GutQ family sugar-phosphate isomerase: MNNDYIAIAKNTLEIEAAMLREATERMGEEIERAVEIILGCKGKLIITGVGKSGLIGAKIAATFASTGTPSFFLHPTEALHGDLGMIGKEDAVLAISYSGESEELSSILPHIKRFDIPLIGMTRNSGSTLGRYSDVVININVSKEACPLDAAPTSSTTLTLAMGDALAVCLMKARNFQKEDFASFHPGGSLGKRLFVKVSDLMRTENLPIVEEDTPLKEAILALSEGRLGTVMLRDAQGKLSGLLSDGDIRRALMNESFSLDAPASAYATKHPLIIDDATMLASDALVLIESKKIQLLVVTDKAGKIEGALHLHTLVEAGIS; the protein is encoded by the coding sequence ATGAACAACGATTATATCGCAATAGCCAAAAACACACTTGAAATCGAAGCCGCCATGCTCCGTGAGGCAACGGAACGGATGGGTGAAGAGATCGAACGCGCCGTAGAGATTATCCTTGGATGCAAAGGGAAGCTGATCATCACCGGTGTCGGAAAATCGGGACTGATCGGGGCAAAGATCGCGGCGACGTTCGCCTCGACCGGAACGCCGAGCTTTTTCCTCCACCCTACCGAAGCGCTTCACGGCGATCTGGGGATGATCGGGAAAGAAGACGCCGTACTCGCCATCAGTTACAGCGGCGAGAGCGAAGAGCTCAGCTCGATCCTCCCCCACATCAAGCGGTTCGATATCCCCCTTATCGGGATGACCCGCAATAGCGGTTCGACGTTGGGGCGATACAGCGACGTCGTGATCAATATCAATGTCAGCAAGGAAGCCTGTCCGCTGGATGCGGCCCCTACCTCTTCGACGACATTGACGCTTGCGATGGGGGATGCGCTGGCGGTCTGCCTGATGAAGGCGCGCAATTTTCAAAAAGAGGATTTTGCTTCGTTCCATCCCGGTGGTTCGCTGGGCAAACGGTTGTTTGTCAAAGTTTCCGATTTGATGCGGACGGAAAACCTTCCGATCGTCGAGGAAGACACGCCGCTCAAAGAAGCTATTTTGGCTCTGAGCGAGGGACGTTTGGGGACGGTTATGCTGCGCGATGCGCAAGGGAAACTCTCGGGGCTTCTCAGTGACGGCGATATCCGCCGCGCCTTGATGAACGAATCGTTCTCGCTTGATGCTCCGGCGTCGGCGTATGCGACCAAGCACCCGTTGATAATCGACGATGCGACGATGCTGGCCAGCGACGCCCTCGTCTTGATCGAGTCCAAAAAAATCCAGTTGCTGGTCGTCACCGACAAAGCCGGTAAAATTGAGGGTGCGCTGCACCTTCACACTCTTGTGGAGGCAGGTATTTCATGA
- a CDS encoding NAD(P)H-hydrate dehydratase: MRNLYLEVNSLDQRGVSKYALSEEIMMEHAAAGINTQIRSRFPRGSSVLIACGSGNNGADGLALARLLAGDYRISVHLPFGASSPLAQRQRERLEAMGYRHSPIEGPYNVVVDALFGSGLSRALGPTAIEVMEKLNALEGFKIACDIPSGLYPSGTPDRYTFRADLTLTMGALKRSLYSDAAKEVCGEILTCDLGIGRSFYEIPSAWQLLEESDLALPIRTRASAHKGSYGHLAVVCGEKTGAAVIAGSAALRFGTGLVSLISNENVTIPYELMQSHSVPSASTAIAMGMGLGCEFDDGELATFLNNELPMVLDADIFYHPLLPGVLKRNNLVLTPHPKEFTQILRVTGLADIDVGELQNDRFGYASAFCAAYPEAVLVLKGSNVIIGRKDRFFINPHGTVALAKGGSGDVLGGLIGALLAQGVDPLDAAIQGSLAHTLAAKGFEGHNYALTPFDLIERIARL, translated from the coding sequence ATGCGCAATCTCTATCTTGAAGTCAATTCGCTCGATCAGCGCGGCGTTTCCAAATACGCCCTTTCCGAAGAAATCATGATGGAACACGCCGCTGCGGGGATCAATACCCAAATCCGCAGCCGTTTTCCCCGAGGCTCCTCCGTATTGATCGCCTGCGGCAGCGGCAACAACGGTGCCGATGGTCTGGCGCTCGCCCGTCTGCTGGCGGGGGATTACCGTATCAGCGTCCATCTTCCTTTCGGGGCAAGCTCGCCGCTTGCGCAGCGCCAACGCGAACGGCTCGAAGCGATGGGGTACCGACACTCCCCCATCGAGGGGCCCTACAACGTCGTCGTCGATGCCCTTTTCGGCAGCGGGCTCTCGCGGGCGCTTGGGCCGACCGCGATCGAAGTGATGGAAAAGCTCAACGCCCTGGAAGGCTTCAAAATCGCCTGCGACATCCCCAGCGGCCTTTATCCTTCGGGCACCCCCGACCGTTACACTTTCCGCGCCGACCTCACCCTCACGATGGGCGCCCTCAAACGCTCCCTCTACAGCGACGCGGCCAAAGAGGTATGCGGGGAGATCCTCACCTGCGATCTGGGAATCGGACGCTCGTTTTACGAAATCCCATCGGCATGGCAGCTCCTCGAAGAATCCGATCTCGCTCTGCCGATACGGACCCGCGCTTCGGCACACAAGGGCAGCTACGGCCATCTCGCCGTCGTCTGCGGCGAAAAAACGGGGGCGGCCGTCATCGCCGGTTCGGCGGCCCTGCGCTTCGGAACGGGTCTGGTAAGCCTCATCAGCAACGAAAACGTCACCATCCCGTACGAACTGATGCAGAGTCATTCCGTCCCTTCCGCCTCGACCGCCATTGCGATGGGAATGGGGCTTGGATGCGAATTCGACGACGGCGAACTCGCAACGTTCCTGAACAATGAACTGCCGATGGTGCTCGACGCCGATATTTTTTATCACCCGCTCCTTCCCGGAGTGCTGAAGCGGAACAACCTCGTCCTGACCCCTCACCCGAAAGAATTTACCCAGATACTGCGTGTCACGGGATTGGCCGACATCGACGTCGGCGAACTCCAAAACGACCGGTTCGGTTATGCCTCCGCCTTTTGCGCGGCCTATCCCGAAGCGGTCCTCGTTCTCAAAGGATCGAATGTCATCATCGGTCGAAAGGATCGTTTCTTCATCAATCCCCACGGAACCGTCGCGTTGGCCAAAGGGGGAAGCGGGGATGTCCTCGGCGGACTCATCGGCGCATTGCTCGCCCAAGGGGTGGACCCCCTCGATGCCGCCATACAGGGTTCGCTCGCCCACACCCTTGCAGCCAAAGGATTCGAAGGGCATAATTACGCTCTCACTCCGTTTGACCTGATAGAAAGAATAGCCCGTTTATGA
- the purN gene encoding phosphoribosylglycinamide formyltransferase, which translates to MKKIVALFSGEGTNLANLIDKLHLKHCAIVAAITNNPEAAGIAKARAAGIPVDVLDHRDFESRESYDTALVKLIGEYQPDLVVLCGFMRILTPAFTSQVRSINLHPSLLPAFKGSRAIERSFESDENVCGVSVHWVTDELDGGEVIMQKSFIKSADETLESFTAKIRAIEHDILPLSVIALLKEA; encoded by the coding sequence ATGAAAAAAATCGTTGCCCTCTTCAGCGGCGAGGGGACCAACCTCGCCAACCTGATCGACAAACTCCACCTTAAACACTGCGCCATCGTCGCCGCCATCACCAACAACCCCGAAGCCGCTGGAATTGCCAAAGCCCGCGCCGCCGGAATCCCGGTCGACGTACTCGATCACCGCGACTTCGAGAGCCGCGAAAGCTATGACACGGCACTGGTGAAACTGATCGGTGAATATCAGCCCGACCTGGTCGTTTTGTGCGGCTTTATGCGGATTCTCACCCCCGCATTCACCTCGCAGGTCCGCTCCATCAACCTCCATCCATCACTCCTTCCCGCATTCAAAGGCTCCCGTGCGATCGAACGGAGTTTCGAAAGCGACGAAAACGTATGCGGGGTGAGCGTTCACTGGGTTACCGACGAACTCGACGGAGGAGAGGTGATCATGCAAAAAAGCTTCATCAAAAGCGCGGACGAAACGCTCGAGAGCTTCACCGCCAAAATCCGCGCCATCGAACACGACATCCTCCCCTTAAGCGTCATCGCCTTGCTCAAGGAAGCATAG
- a CDS encoding thiazole synthase, translated as MHTLQIGKYTLGSRLIVGSGKYDSFETTKAATLASGSELITVAVRRLNITNPNEPNLRDTFAGTNVKFLPNSAGCTTAEEAITLFRLTREATGIDLIKLEVIGDTQKTLYPDVLETIKACEVLAKDGFTIMAYTSDDPIMARRLEDAGAHAIMPLAAPIGSGLGVQNRYNIVFVREAVKVPVIVDAGIGCASDAAAAMELGADGILTNTAIAQAKDPIAMAEAMKHAVIAGRLSYMAGRIPKRPYATASSPVDGMIQF; from the coding sequence ATGCATACTCTGCAAATCGGAAAGTACACTCTCGGCAGCCGTCTCATCGTCGGCAGCGGCAAATACGATTCATTCGAAACCACCAAAGCGGCGACGCTCGCCAGCGGATCGGAGCTCATCACCGTAGCGGTACGGCGTCTTAACATCACCAACCCGAACGAACCGAACCTCCGCGACACGTTTGCGGGGACAAACGTGAAATTTCTCCCCAATTCCGCGGGATGTACGACCGCCGAAGAGGCGATTACCCTTTTTCGCCTCACGCGCGAAGCGACCGGCATCGACCTCATCAAGCTCGAGGTGATTGGGGATACCCAAAAAACCCTCTACCCCGACGTCCTTGAGACGATCAAAGCGTGTGAAGTGTTGGCGAAAGACGGCTTTACGATCATGGCGTACACGTCTGATGATCCGATCATGGCACGCCGCCTCGAAGACGCGGGAGCCCATGCGATCATGCCGCTGGCCGCACCGATCGGTTCAGGCCTCGGGGTGCAAAACCGCTATAACATCGTGTTTGTCCGCGAAGCGGTCAAAGTCCCCGTCATCGTCGATGCGGGAATCGGATGCGCTTCGGATGCGGCGGCGGCGATGGAGCTGGGAGCGGACGGGATTTTGACCAATACGGCGATCGCGCAGGCGAAAGATCCGATCGCGATGGCCGAGGCGATGAAACACGCCGTCATCGCGGGGAGACTCAGCTATATGGCCGGTCGGATTCCGAAACGGCCGTACGCGACGGCATCCTCACCCGTAGACGGGATGATCCAGTTTTAA
- a CDS encoding MFS transporter — MSSSLSVVRQVLTLPVIVIAMGYFVDIYDLILFGVVRVESLTELGLDKEGITYWGSIILNAQMAGMLIGGILWGVLGDKRGRLSVLFASIILYSVANLLNAFVTNVEQYAILRFIAGIGLAGELGAGVTLVAEILPKEYRGYGVMTIAAFGVLGVVAANIVAEHFAWRNAYIIGGVLGFMLLVLRFRVRESAMFEHHASDDVKRGHFFALFSHKKLFAKYLKAIVIGMPLWYVVGVLVMFSPEFATALSIQGEVSAGAALMYTYIGLSVGDLASGYLSQRMRSRKRAYAVFMVLSVASVVYYFTLSGASAEAFYVAAFWLGVFCGYWALFITMAAEQFGTNIRATVATTVPNFVRGSVVPITSSFMLLKESMGVLGSAAVVGGVTFAIALIALYYTRETFHEDLDYIEA, encoded by the coding sequence ATGTCGTCGTCGCTTTCGGTGGTACGCCAGGTTTTAACGCTCCCCGTCATCGTCATCGCGATGGGGTATTTCGTCGATATCTACGACCTTATTTTGTTCGGCGTCGTCCGGGTCGAGAGCCTCACCGAGCTGGGGCTGGACAAAGAGGGGATTACCTACTGGGGATCGATCATCCTCAACGCCCAGATGGCGGGGATGCTGATCGGGGGGATCCTCTGGGGGGTTCTGGGGGACAAGCGGGGGCGCCTGTCGGTGCTGTTTGCCTCGATCATCCTCTATTCGGTGGCGAATCTGCTCAACGCGTTTGTCACCAACGTCGAACAGTACGCGATTTTGCGTTTTATCGCGGGAATCGGGTTGGCCGGAGAACTGGGGGCGGGGGTGACGCTGGTCGCCGAAATCCTTCCCAAGGAGTACCGTGGATACGGGGTGATGACGATTGCGGCGTTCGGAGTTCTGGGAGTAGTCGCGGCCAACATCGTCGCCGAGCATTTTGCCTGGCGTAACGCCTACATCATCGGCGGGGTACTGGGGTTCATGCTGCTCGTCCTCCGCTTCCGCGTCCGTGAATCGGCGATGTTCGAACACCATGCAAGCGACGACGTCAAACGGGGTCACTTTTTCGCCCTTTTCAGCCATAAAAAGCTTTTTGCCAAATACCTCAAAGCGATCGTTATCGGAATGCCGCTGTGGTACGTCGTCGGGGTACTGGTGATGTTCTCTCCCGAATTCGCAACCGCCCTCTCCATCCAGGGTGAAGTAAGCGCGGGGGCAGCGCTCATGTACACCTACATCGGCCTCTCCGTCGGCGATCTCGCCAGCGGTTACCTCTCGCAGCGGATGCGAAGCCGGAAACGGGCGTATGCCGTCTTTATGGTCCTTTCGGTGGCGAGCGTGGTGTATTATTTCACCCTCTCTGGGGCAAGTGCCGAGGCGTTTTACGTGGCGGCGTTCTGGCTGGGGGTTTTCTGCGGCTACTGGGCACTGTTCATCACGATGGCGGCCGAGCAGTTCGGGACCAATATCCGTGCGACCGTTGCGACGACGGTTCCCAATTTCGTCCGCGGTTCGGTCGTCCCCATCACGTCGAGTTTCATGCTCCTCAAAGAGAGCATGGGGGTTCTGGGATCGGCGGCGGTGGTCGGAGGGGTGACGTTTGCGATCGCGTTGATCGCCCTGTACTACACGCGGGAAACGTTTCATGAGGATCTGGATTATATAGAAGCGTAA